One Nocardia sp. BMG111209 DNA segment encodes these proteins:
- a CDS encoding SDR family oxidoreductase, whose protein sequence is MRVFVTGASGWIGSAIVDELLAAGHEVTGLARSDASAAALAAKGALVRRGDLDDPAGIRAGAEAADAVFHLANKHDWSDPIGTAAAERTAVQTIADALAGSGRPFLLASGIAGLTQGRPATEADPNPSHGPDAPRGGTENLALEYVDRGVHTVSLRFAPTVHGMGDHGFISVIANIARQHGVSGYPADGANRWAAVHRTDAARMAVLGLAKAPAGSRLHAIAEEGVTTKEIAAAIGRALDLPVAAIAPDDVARHFGWMGRFFAADGAASSTTTRELLGWTPTGPTLLEDIATGAYPA, encoded by the coding sequence ATGCGCGTTTTCGTCACCGGAGCCTCCGGCTGGATCGGCTCCGCCATCGTCGACGAACTGCTCGCCGCCGGTCACGAGGTCACCGGCCTGGCCAGGTCGGACGCCTCGGCCGCAGCCCTGGCGGCCAAGGGCGCCCTGGTCCGCCGCGGCGACCTGGACGATCCGGCCGGCATCCGCGCCGGCGCCGAGGCCGCCGACGCCGTCTTCCACCTCGCCAACAAACACGACTGGTCCGACCCGATCGGCACGGCCGCCGCCGAACGCACGGCGGTACAGACCATCGCCGACGCCCTCGCCGGATCGGGCCGGCCGTTCCTGCTGGCGTCGGGCATCGCCGGACTCACCCAGGGCCGCCCCGCCACCGAGGCCGACCCGAACCCGTCCCACGGGCCGGATGCACCACGGGGCGGCACCGAGAATCTCGCGCTGGAATACGTCGACCGCGGCGTGCACACGGTCAGCCTGCGCTTCGCACCGACCGTGCACGGCATGGGCGACCACGGTTTCATCTCGGTCATCGCGAATATCGCCCGGCAGCACGGCGTTTCGGGATATCCGGCCGACGGCGCCAATCGCTGGGCGGCGGTGCACCGCACCGATGCCGCCCGCATGGCGGTGCTCGGACTGGCCAAGGCACCGGCCGGATCCCGCCTGCACGCCATCGCCGAGGAGGGCGTGACCACCAAGGAGATCGCCGCGGCGATCGGCCGCGCTCTCGACCTGCCCGTCGCCGCCATTGCCCCCGACGATGTCGCCCGTCACTTCGGCTGGATGGGTCGATTCTTCGCTGCCGACGGCGCCGCGAGCAGCACTACCACCCGGGAACTGCTCGGCTGGACCCCCACCGGCCCGACCCTGCTCGAGGACATCGCCACGGGCGCGTACCCGGCGTGA
- a CDS encoding MerR family transcriptional regulator: MPQPNTEPTGDRSAGDKLDDDTYPAYSMGRAAEILGVTPAFLRGLDAAELLTPQRSAGGHRRYSRYQLRLAARVRELVDAGNPLDAACRIVILEDQLAEAQALNTDLQHTLDQHTDPH; this comes from the coding sequence GTGCCGCAACCGAACACCGAACCCACCGGCGACCGCAGCGCCGGCGACAAACTCGACGACGACACCTACCCCGCCTACAGCATGGGACGCGCCGCGGAAATCCTCGGTGTCACACCCGCGTTCCTGCGCGGCCTCGACGCCGCCGAACTACTCACCCCGCAACGCTCCGCCGGCGGACACCGCCGCTACTCCCGCTACCAACTCCGCCTCGCCGCACGCGTACGCGAACTCGTCGACGCCGGCAACCCCCTCGACGCCGCCTGCCGCATCGTCATCCTCGAAGACCAACTCGCCGAAGCACAAGCCCTCAACACCGACCTCCAACACACCCTCGACCAGCACACCGACCCCCACTAG
- a CDS encoding flavodoxin family protein → MAESLTVVALVCTLKSSPAKSSSVLIARQLLDEFAAHGVTGELIRIADHEVRPGVRIDEGDGDEWPQIREKVRSADILVLSTPVWLGHMSSLAQRVLERLDAELSQTDDQGRPSMLGKVAAVAVVGNEDGAHKVIADVFQGLNDIGFTIPAQGSTYWNGEAMQTVDYQDLDETPGPTKTAGQALVRNSVHLARWLQGAQYPEYA, encoded by the coding sequence GTGGCCGAGTCTCTGACAGTGGTCGCACTGGTGTGCACGCTCAAAAGTTCCCCGGCGAAGTCGAGCAGTGTGCTGATCGCACGCCAGTTGCTCGACGAATTCGCCGCCCACGGCGTCACCGGCGAGCTGATCCGGATCGCCGACCATGAAGTGCGGCCGGGCGTACGGATCGACGAGGGCGACGGCGACGAGTGGCCACAGATCCGGGAAAAGGTCCGGTCCGCCGACATCCTGGTGTTGTCCACACCGGTCTGGCTGGGACACATGTCCTCGCTGGCGCAGCGGGTACTGGAACGGCTGGACGCCGAACTGTCGCAGACCGATGATCAGGGCCGGCCCAGCATGCTGGGCAAGGTAGCGGCCGTTGCGGTGGTCGGCAACGAGGACGGCGCGCACAAGGTGATCGCCGACGTGTTCCAGGGGCTCAACGATATCGGGTTCACCATCCCGGCCCAAGGCTCCACCTATTGGAACGGCGAGGCGATGCAGACCGTCGACTATCAGGATCTCGACGAAACGCCCGGCCCGACGAAAACCGCAGGACAGGCGCTGGTCCGAAACAGCGTGCACCTGGCCCGATGGCTACAAGGCGCGCAATATCCCGAATACGCATAG
- a CDS encoding DUF6480 family protein, producing MDPDPHRVPDLEPGGGVRPGSTPPDTAQTSGLSAPEPRTRRHFPPTGVAAIAAVVVLVVVFVAVAAGLIWMIVS from the coding sequence ATGGATCCCGATCCACATCGCGTGCCCGATCTCGAACCTGGTGGTGGCGTCCGGCCCGGCAGTACGCCACCGGACACCGCGCAGACCTCGGGATTGTCCGCGCCCGAACCTCGCACCCGGCGGCATTTCCCGCCTACCGGAGTCGCGGCAATCGCCGCCGTGGTGGTACTGGTCGTGGTGTTCGTGGCCGTCGCGGCCGGGTTGATCTGGATGATCGTCAGCTAG
- a CDS encoding cytochrome P450 has product MSDTDRLTGPQALTTLVDLGFAPVASGVIARRRVAMRLLDRFRADHRSVARMHRLRREFGAGPVELAFPGRRIVIVTDPGDVARVLDGAPDPFHPANREKRAALRQFQPHGVLLSQGWARDIRRVLNEGALNTGEPMHRLAAPFTAIIGDESTDLIDAALAHGRLDAGRLITDWWRLVRRLVLGPAARDDEDLTDELWRLRSAANWSLLLPQHRRLRDRFIERLYCYALSPEPASLLGALAAQPASPATDPIGQIPHWLFAFDAAGIALARTLALLATHPEQQARARADAAAPQRPDPRLYLRACVLESLRLWPTTPVLLRDLTEDTEWNEDRRPVHTRAGAAVLISAPAFHRDPDMLPFAHEFVPDIWLDGRAEQYPQLVPFSAGPAACPGRNVVLLVTSTLLANLLDNVDFRLDVPLRTSADEPLPPTLDHYRLGFTTTPASLRAV; this is encoded by the coding sequence ATGAGCGACACCGACCGGCTCACCGGCCCGCAGGCGCTGACGACCCTGGTGGATCTCGGTTTCGCCCCCGTCGCTTCGGGCGTCATCGCCCGCCGGCGGGTCGCGATGCGCCTGCTCGACCGGTTCCGTGCCGACCACCGGTCGGTGGCCCGGATGCACCGGTTGCGCCGCGAATTCGGCGCCGGCCCGGTCGAATTGGCCTTTCCCGGCCGCCGGATCGTGATCGTCACCGACCCGGGGGACGTGGCGCGGGTCCTCGACGGCGCGCCGGACCCGTTCCATCCCGCCAACCGGGAGAAGCGGGCGGCGCTGCGGCAGTTCCAGCCGCACGGTGTCCTGCTGTCGCAGGGCTGGGCCCGCGACATCCGACGGGTCCTCAACGAGGGCGCGCTGAACACCGGCGAACCGATGCACCGCCTTGCGGCGCCGTTCACCGCCATCATCGGCGATGAGTCGACCGATCTGATCGACGCCGCCCTGGCGCACGGGCGGCTGGACGCCGGTCGCCTGATCACCGATTGGTGGCGGCTGGTCCGCCGGCTCGTGCTGGGCCCCGCCGCACGCGACGACGAGGACCTCACCGACGAGCTGTGGAGACTGCGTTCCGCGGCGAACTGGTCACTGCTGCTGCCGCAGCATCGGCGATTGCGCGACCGGTTCATCGAACGGCTGTACTGCTACGCGCTGTCGCCGGAGCCTGCCTCGCTGCTGGGTGCGCTGGCCGCCCAGCCCGCAAGCCCCGCAACCGATCCCATCGGTCAGATCCCGCACTGGCTGTTCGCGTTCGACGCCGCCGGGATCGCGCTGGCGCGCACGCTGGCCCTGCTGGCCACCCATCCGGAGCAGCAGGCGCGGGCCCGTGCCGACGCCGCCGCGCCGCAGCGCCCGGACCCGCGGCTCTACCTGCGCGCTTGTGTACTGGAATCCCTGCGGCTGTGGCCGACCACACCGGTCCTGCTGCGTGACCTCACCGAGGACACCGAATGGAACGAGGACCGCAGGCCGGTACACACCCGAGCGGGTGCGGCGGTCCTGATCTCCGCACCCGCCTTCCATCGCGACCCGGATATGCTGCCGTTCGCGCACGAATTCGTCCCGGACATCTGGCTCGACGGCCGCGCCGAGCAGTATCCGCAACTGGTGCCCTTCAGCGCCGGTCCCGCCGCCTGCCCCGGCCGCAACGTGGTGTTGCTGGTGACCAGCACGCTGCTGGCCAACCTGCTCGACAACGTCGACTTCCGTCTGGACGTGCCGCTGCGCACCTCGGCGGACGAACCCCTGCCGCCGACGCTGGACCATTACCGGCTCGGCTTCACCACGACTCCCGCATCGCTGCGGGCGGTCTGA
- a CDS encoding aminotransferase class I/II-fold pyridoxal phosphate-dependent enzyme: MDQSHAPILDTLAAYHRLGRYGFTPPGHRQGRGADPRVQAVLGDALRWDVLAAPGLDDRLARGGYLRDAETLIAEAVGAEHAFFSTCGSSLSVKAAMLAVAGGDGGLILGRDSHKSIVAGLVFSGVEPHWIAPCWDADRHFSHPPSPDQVRDAWERHPEASGALIVSPSPYGTCADLAAIAGICHERGKPLIVDEAWGAHLPFHPDLPTWAMDAGADVCVVSVHKMGAGFEQGSVFHVQGDLIDRARLKLCADLLMTTSPNVLLYAALDGWRRQMVQHGRGLLDAALAHADRARSALGELPGVTVMEKELLGMQASHDLDRMQVLLDVSDTGATGYEIADWMREHRRIDLGLSDHRRILATFSTADDRSSTEALIDGLTAWCEQLKDPVPHHIRLPDPGELQLESVLRPRDAFFGPCESVPIEHAPGRIAAEQVTPYPPGIPVIVPGERIDAAVVDYLRTGVEAGMNVPDPADSTLKTLRVVA, encoded by the coding sequence ATGGACCAATCACACGCACCGATACTCGACACACTCGCTGCATACCATCGGCTCGGCCGGTACGGCTTCACTCCGCCGGGGCATCGGCAGGGCCGCGGGGCGGATCCCCGGGTGCAGGCGGTGCTCGGGGATGCCTTGCGCTGGGATGTCCTCGCTGCTCCCGGCCTCGATGATCGGCTGGCGCGCGGTGGTTATCTGCGGGATGCGGAAACGCTCATAGCCGAGGCGGTGGGGGCCGAGCATGCGTTCTTCTCCACGTGCGGCAGTTCGCTGTCGGTGAAGGCGGCGATGCTGGCGGTGGCCGGCGGCGATGGTGGGTTGATCCTGGGTCGTGACAGTCACAAGTCGATCGTGGCGGGTCTGGTGTTCTCCGGTGTCGAGCCGCATTGGATCGCTCCGTGCTGGGATGCCGATCGGCATTTCTCCCATCCGCCCTCGCCCGATCAGGTCCGGGATGCGTGGGAGCGGCATCCGGAGGCGTCGGGTGCGTTGATCGTCAGTCCGAGCCCGTACGGTACCTGCGCTGATCTCGCGGCCATCGCCGGCATCTGCCATGAGCGTGGGAAGCCGTTGATCGTGGACGAGGCGTGGGGCGCGCATCTGCCGTTTCATCCGGATCTGCCGACCTGGGCGATGGACGCCGGCGCGGATGTGTGCGTGGTCAGCGTGCACAAGATGGGCGCCGGTTTCGAACAGGGCTCGGTCTTCCACGTGCAGGGCGATCTGATCGACCGGGCCCGCCTGAAGCTCTGTGCCGATCTGCTGATGACCACCAGCCCCAACGTCCTGCTGTACGCGGCCCTCGACGGCTGGCGTCGGCAGATGGTGCAACACGGCCGCGGCTTGCTCGATGCCGCACTGGCACACGCGGATCGGGCCCGGTCGGCGCTGGGCGAGCTGCCCGGCGTGACGGTGATGGAGAAGGAACTGCTCGGTATGCAGGCCTCTCACGATCTGGACAGGATGCAGGTACTCCTCGACGTTTCCGACACCGGCGCGACCGGTTACGAGATCGCCGATTGGATGCGAGAACATCGCCGGATCGATCTCGGGCTCAGCGACCATCGGCGCATTCTCGCCACCTTCTCGACGGCCGACGACCGGTCCAGCACCGAGGCGCTGATCGATGGCCTCACGGCCTGGTGTGAGCAGCTGAAAGATCCGGTGCCGCACCATATTCGCCTGCCCGACCCGGGTGAGCTGCAATTGGAGTCGGTGCTGCGGCCCCGCGACGCGTTCTTCGGTCCGTGTGAGAGTGTGCCGATCGAGCACGCCCCCGGCCGGATCGCCGCCGAACAGGTCACTCCGTATCCTCCGGGTATTCCGGTGATCGTGCCCGGTGAACGCATCGACGCCGCGGTCGTCGACTACCTGCGCACCGGCGTCGAAGCGGGCATGAACGTCCCGGACCCCGCCGACTCGACACTGAAAACCCTCAGGGTCGTCGCGTGA
- a CDS encoding PAS domain-containing protein — MVISGDIDTTSTQPATHTRGAWRSPAAGSPLAGCHGTPCRSFVSAGCPDWEVCPSGAMSRRCSRWWGGFRFWFTSRRWEWSPEEYRMHGYEPGEIVPTTALLLSHKHLDDRHHVAEAITRSIEQGEPFSSRHRFLDTSGAVHTVMVVADRLVDDTGHPAGYYIPACQGELRPRVTATSATECHRPGRRSSPPSTNSADRPPANPARLNGGSAVGARPAIGWLVAVFLGAGAALVGRCRRFRVFGRQGAGGAAVVLGRIVVTGGGEFFFVDRAGGAVGRSAAGTVGSGVARAFRAACGLRFLG, encoded by the coding sequence ATGGTGATCAGTGGTGACATCGACACGACGAGCACACAGCCTGCCACCCACACGCGGGGGGCGTGGCGTTCGCCGGCGGCGGGTTCTCCGTTGGCTGGATGCCACGGCACACCGTGCCGGTCGTTCGTAAGCGCAGGGTGTCCTGACTGGGAGGTATGCCCGAGCGGGGCCATGTCTCGGCGGTGCAGCCGATGGTGGGGTGGTTTCCGGTTCTGGTTCACCAGCCGGCGGTGGGAGTGGTCGCCGGAGGAGTATCGGATGCACGGCTACGAGCCCGGGGAGATCGTGCCCACCACCGCACTGCTCCTGTCCCACAAACATCTCGACGACCGTCACCATGTCGCCGAAGCGATCACCCGTTCGATCGAGCAGGGCGAGCCGTTCTCCAGCCGGCATCGCTTCCTCGACACCAGCGGTGCCGTGCACACCGTGATGGTGGTTGCCGACCGCCTCGTCGACGACACGGGACATCCGGCCGGCTACTACATCCCTGCGTGTCAGGGTGAGTTGAGACCACGCGTCACAGCAACTTCGGCGACCGAGTGTCACCGGCCCGGCCGTCGATCGTCGCCGCCTTCGACTAATTCTGCTGATCGTCCACCAGCGAATCCCGCACGGCTGAACGGGGGATCCGCGGTAGGGGCGCGCCCCGCCATCGGCTGGCTAGTGGCGGTGTTTCTCGGTGCCGGTGCGGCCCTCGTAGGGCGGTGTCGCCGGTTCCGTGTCTTCGGGAGGCAGGGTGCCGGTGGTGCCGCGGTTGTCCTCGGACGGATTGTGGTCACGGGCGGAGGTGAGTTCTTCTTCGTCGATCGTGCCGGCGGGGCGGTCGGCCGGTCCGCCGCCGGGACGGTCGGATCCGGTGTCGCGCGAGCCTTTCGGGCCGCGTGCGGATTGCGGTTCCTCGGATAG
- a CDS encoding SigB/SigF/SigG family RNA polymerase sigma factor, whose product MTRVYEDPTSTANRSRRGADPYNGIEPSFTELATLDPGSREWTRLREAIIVRCLPLAEHIARRYTGRGEQFDDLLQVARCGLLEAVDRFDATRGTTFVSFAVPTIMGEVRRHFRDHTWAVRVPRRLKELRTRAQAITPRLIQQLGRMPTASDIADALGVDRDEIVQVMIAANGYDSDSLDPGTDSDDNDAPSPMRRLATAEPCYDLIEDTMTVRPLLAELPDRDRDILVWRYFDGATQQQIAHRLGISQMQVSRLQARILTTLRTGTGTAGSQPS is encoded by the coding sequence GTGACCCGCGTCTACGAGGACCCCACATCCACCGCCAACCGGTCCCGCCGCGGTGCGGACCCATACAACGGGATCGAACCGTCGTTCACCGAGCTCGCCACCCTGGACCCCGGCAGCCGGGAATGGACCCGGCTGCGGGAAGCAATCATCGTCAGGTGCCTGCCGCTGGCCGAGCACATCGCCCGCCGCTACACCGGACGCGGTGAACAGTTCGACGACCTGCTGCAAGTCGCCCGGTGCGGACTGCTGGAAGCCGTCGACCGATTCGATGCGACCCGCGGGACGACATTCGTATCGTTCGCGGTCCCCACGATCATGGGCGAGGTACGGCGGCATTTCCGCGACCACACCTGGGCGGTACGGGTCCCGCGGCGGTTGAAAGAACTCCGCACCCGGGCACAGGCGATCACGCCACGGCTGATCCAGCAACTCGGGCGCATGCCGACCGCCTCCGACATCGCCGACGCCCTCGGAGTCGACCGCGACGAAATCGTACAGGTCATGATCGCCGCCAACGGATACGACAGCGACTCACTGGACCCCGGCACCGACAGCGACGACAACGACGCACCGTCCCCGATGCGGCGCCTGGCGACCGCCGAACCGTGCTACGACCTGATCGAGGACACAATGACCGTGCGGCCGCTACTGGCCGAGCTGCCCGACCGGGACCGCGACATTCTCGTATGGCGCTACTTCGATGGCGCCACCCAGCAGCAGATCGCCCACCGACTCGGCATCTCCCAAATGCAGGTGTCACGGTTGCAGGCACGCATCCTCACGACCCTGCGCACCGGAACCGGTACCGCCGGATCCCAGCCCAGCTGA
- a CDS encoding IS5 family transposase, with amino-acid sequence MAAPWIVNDELWAVIEPLLPVKPAGTPGPAQMDSRLVLQGILFVLITGIGWEDLPQELGFGSGMTCWRRLRDWQAAGVFEQMHQVVLARSNAAGLIDVDRVMVDGSHVRAKKGVPQQVRARLVLSVNYDTVDR; translated from the coding sequence GTGGCAGCACCATGGATCGTGAACGATGAGTTGTGGGCGGTTATCGAACCGCTACTGCCGGTGAAACCCGCGGGGACGCCGGGGCCCGCACAGATGGACAGCCGTCTGGTGTTGCAGGGGATCCTGTTCGTGCTGATCACCGGCATCGGGTGGGAAGACCTGCCCCAGGAACTCGGGTTCGGGTCGGGGATGACGTGCTGGCGCAGGTTACGGGACTGGCAGGCCGCCGGGGTGTTCGAGCAGATGCATCAGGTAGTGCTCGCCCGCAGCAACGCGGCCGGGCTGATCGATGTCGATCGGGTGATGGTCGACGGCTCGCACGTGCGGGCGAAAAAAGGGGTGCCGCAACAGGTCCGAGCCCGGTTGGTTCTATCCGTGAATTACGACACCGTTGATCGGTGA
- the istA gene encoding IS21 family transposase has protein sequence MSGRDLQAKYNVGYRTVNAALTSAFPEARKEYPARASKLDPFKPLIDEMLRADLDAPRKQRHTITRIYARLIDEHGMEDVSYQRVRDYVEERKPQIRVEAGREPPQVFIPQTHRPGEEAEVDFGEVTVELRGEPIVLYLFSLRMSYSGRSVQRVFASGGQEAFLEGHVHAFTVLGGVPHGKIRYDNLKAAVAKVLGLSRARTESQRWTTFRSHYGIDDPFYCIPGIEGAHEKGGVEGQIGYYRRNHFVPVPKVESLEELNTLVGQWDSQDLRRRIGARARTIGEHFALEAPTLKRLPEEEFETGSWLSTRVDRYSMVAARTNKYSVPIRFIGRPVRILLHASWLVVYDGRTEIARHERLIGKALTRVELDHYLEALVRKPGAMAGATALEQARQSGKFTKSHDAWWAAVRKAHGERDGTRAIIEVLLLHRSMPHDQVVAGLDAALRAGALTADAVALEARKAAEASPRLASVVDLDEPGPDPDPVPSLTARRLAQLPPDTRPLPSVAIYDQLLRITKPRTAEGNS, from the coding sequence ATGTCGGGCCGGGATCTACAGGCCAAGTACAACGTCGGCTACCGCACGGTCAACGCTGCTCTGACGTCTGCGTTCCCGGAGGCGCGCAAGGAGTATCCGGCGCGGGCGTCGAAGCTGGACCCGTTCAAGCCGTTGATCGATGAGATGCTGCGGGCGGATCTGGACGCGCCGCGCAAGCAGCGGCACACGATCACGCGGATCTATGCGCGGCTGATCGACGAGCACGGTATGGAAGATGTGTCGTATCAGCGGGTCCGCGACTATGTCGAGGAGCGTAAGCCGCAGATCAGGGTCGAGGCCGGCCGGGAACCGCCGCAGGTGTTCATCCCGCAGACCCACCGCCCCGGTGAGGAAGCCGAGGTCGATTTCGGTGAGGTGACCGTCGAGCTGCGCGGCGAGCCGATCGTGCTCTACCTGTTCTCGCTGCGGATGTCGTACTCGGGCCGGTCGGTGCAGCGGGTGTTCGCCTCGGGCGGGCAGGAAGCGTTCCTGGAGGGGCACGTGCACGCGTTCACGGTGCTGGGCGGGGTGCCCCACGGGAAGATCCGCTACGACAATTTGAAGGCCGCGGTCGCGAAGGTGCTCGGGTTGAGCAGGGCCAGAACCGAATCGCAGCGCTGGACCACCTTCCGCAGCCATTACGGCATCGACGACCCGTTCTACTGCATCCCGGGCATCGAGGGCGCGCACGAGAAGGGTGGTGTCGAGGGCCAGATCGGGTACTACCGGCGCAACCACTTCGTCCCCGTCCCGAAGGTCGAGTCCCTCGAGGAACTCAACACGCTGGTCGGGCAATGGGATAGCCAGGATCTGCGGCGGCGGATCGGTGCGCGGGCGCGCACGATCGGGGAGCATTTCGCGCTGGAGGCACCGACGCTGAAACGGCTGCCCGAGGAGGAATTCGAGACCGGGTCCTGGCTGTCCACGCGGGTGGACAGGTATTCGATGGTGGCGGCGCGGACCAACAAATACAGTGTCCCGATCCGGTTCATCGGCCGCCCGGTCCGGATCCTGTTACACGCCTCCTGGCTGGTCGTCTACGACGGCCGCACCGAGATCGCCCGCCACGAACGCCTGATCGGCAAGGCGCTGACCCGTGTCGAACTCGATCACTACCTCGAAGCGCTGGTCCGTAAGCCCGGCGCGATGGCCGGCGCCACCGCCCTCGAGCAAGCCCGCCAGAGCGGGAAGTTCACCAAGAGCCACGACGCGTGGTGGGCGGCGGTCCGCAAAGCCCACGGCGAGCGTGACGGCACCCGCGCGATCATCGAAGTGCTTCTGCTGCACCGCAGCATGCCCCACGACCAGGTCGTCGCCGGGCTGGACGCCGCGCTGCGCGCGGGAGCGCTGACCGCGGACGCGGTCGCGCTCGAGGCCCGCAAGGCCGCCGAAGCCTCTCCACGGCTGGCCAGCGTGGTCGACCTCGACGAACCCGGCCCGGATCCGGATCCGGTTCCCTCGCTGACCGCCCGCCGGCTGGCGCAACTGCCACCGGACACCCGGCCCCTGCCGTCGGTCGCCATCTACGACCAGCTGCTCCGCATCACCAAACCGAGAACCGCAGAAGGGAATTCCTGA
- the istB gene encoding IS21-like element helper ATPase IstB yields MISPLPRRHGMTDQAADAAVDQACRILRLPSIRSQFNDIVETATRDQMTYRAFLAELLLAECDDRGRRRSERRIRAAGFPRDKSLRAFDFDANPNIDPAVINTLANCDWVRKGTPLCLIGDSGTGKSHLLIALGTEAAMRGYRVKYILATKLVNELVEAADEKVLAKTIARYGRVDLLCIDELGYMELDKRGAELLFQVLTEREEKNSVAIASNEAFSGWSNTFPEPRLCAAIVDRLTFGGQIIETGTDSYRLTRTALGSAAGPATAAAPPPQQPVFTDAQQQALEIVP; encoded by the coding sequence ATGATCAGCCCGCTCCCGCGCCGTCACGGCATGACCGATCAGGCCGCCGACGCCGCCGTCGACCAGGCATGCCGGATACTGCGGCTGCCGTCGATCCGCTCCCAGTTCAACGACATCGTCGAAACCGCGACCCGTGACCAGATGACCTACCGGGCATTCCTGGCCGAGTTGCTGCTGGCCGAATGCGACGACCGGGGCCGCCGCCGCTCCGAACGCCGCATCCGCGCAGCCGGGTTCCCGCGCGATAAATCGTTGCGGGCGTTCGACTTCGACGCCAACCCGAACATCGACCCCGCGGTGATCAACACCCTCGCCAACTGCGACTGGGTGCGCAAGGGCACCCCGCTTTGCCTGATCGGCGACTCCGGCACCGGCAAGAGCCATCTGCTGATCGCGCTGGGCACCGAAGCCGCGATGCGCGGCTACCGCGTGAAATACATCCTGGCAACGAAACTGGTGAACGAGCTGGTCGAAGCTGCGGACGAGAAGGTGCTGGCCAAGACGATCGCCCGCTACGGGCGAGTCGATCTGCTCTGCATCGATGAACTGGGATATATGGAGCTCGACAAGCGTGGCGCCGAGCTGTTGTTCCAGGTCTTGACCGAGCGCGAAGAAAAGAATTCTGTCGCGATCGCCTCGAACGAGGCGTTCTCCGGCTGGTCGAACACGTTTCCCGAACCGCGGCTCTGCGCCGCGATCGTCGACCGCCTCACCTTCGGCGGGCAGATCATCGAAACCGGCACCGACAGTTACCGTCTCACCCGCACGGCCCTCGGCAGCGCCGCCGGACCCGCCACTGCGGCAGCGCCCCCGCCGCAGCAACCCGTATTCACCGACGCGCAGCAACAGGCCCTGGAAATAGTGCCCTGA
- a CDS encoding transposase, whose product MVPIMSKRYPPEVREKAVRLALERLDEYGSPYAAAQAIAPLVDVHYETLRIWLKKALADGARPGKQTSPGLSPAERDELQKLRKENRDLKQANEILKLASAFFARELDPRHR is encoded by the coding sequence ATGGTTCCCATCATGTCGAAGCGATACCCGCCCGAGGTTCGTGAGAAGGCCGTGCGCCTGGCTCTCGAGCGTCTCGATGAGTACGGATCCCCGTACGCCGCCGCGCAAGCGATCGCGCCGCTGGTCGATGTGCATTACGAAACGCTGCGGATCTGGCTCAAGAAAGCCCTCGCCGACGGTGCCCGGCCGGGCAAGCAGACGAGTCCGGGACTGTCGCCGGCCGAGCGTGACGAGTTGCAGAAACTGCGGAAAGAAAACCGGGATCTGAAGCAGGCCAACGAGATTCTCAAGCTGGCGTCGGCTTTCTTCGCGCGGGAACTCGACCCGCGACACCGGTGA
- a CDS encoding DDE-type integrase/transposase/recombinase gives MAFCTVDRIMRDIGLNGVVRGRRHRTTIPARDGVRAGDKLNRDFTTDAPDRVWVADFTYVSTWTGWAYVAFVFDAYSRAIVGWTAAATKTTALVSKALNMAVWRRGHYGHPVEPGLIHHSDAGSQGGFNWSTQHFAVAVIVGDAPSLRPECAIRALSVGAC, from the coding sequence GTGGCGTTCTGCACCGTCGACCGGATCATGCGCGACATCGGGCTCAACGGTGTCGTGCGAGGCCGCAGGCACCGCACGACCATCCCGGCCCGAGACGGCGTCCGCGCCGGCGACAAGCTCAACCGCGACTTCACCACCGATGCCCCGGACCGGGTCTGGGTGGCGGACTTCACCTACGTCTCGACGTGGACCGGGTGGGCCTATGTGGCGTTCGTGTTCGACGCCTACTCTCGCGCGATCGTCGGCTGGACCGCCGCAGCCACGAAGACCACCGCGTTGGTGTCCAAGGCGCTCAACATGGCCGTGTGGCGCCGCGGCCACTACGGGCATCCCGTTGAGCCCGGCCTGATCCATCACAGCGATGCGGGCAGTCAGGGCGGATTCAACTGGTCGACGCAACACTTTGCTGTTGCAGTGATTGTAGGTGATGCGCCATCGCTTCGGCCGGAGTGCGCCATCCGAGCACTTTCCGTGGGCGCGTGTTGA